The genomic DNA GGTCAGCTTGTGCAGCAGCACGTAGGCGCCGTAGGACTTGTCGTCCCAGGCGATCGTCCACTTGTAGGACTTGGTCGACGACTGCGGCTCGGTGCCGAGGTTGTCGTAGCCGGCCTCGGCCTTGGCCAGGTAGGAGGCGTCCTGGGTGGCGCGGTTCAGCCAGATCGCGCCCCAGACCAGCTCGTCGTTGTAGCCGCTCCAGGAGTTGTAGTAGCCCTGGGCGTCGGAGATGCAGTCGCTGTACTTCTTCCGCACCGTGTCGGCGAAGGCGTAGAGCTGCTTCGCGTGCGTCACCAGGGTGTCGGCGTAGGACGGATCCGTCGGGCGGAAGACGATCGACGAGGCGGCCATCGCCGCCGCGGTCTCCCCGGCCAGGTCCGAGCCGCCGCAGGAGGCGTCGATCTTGTAGGCGGGCCGCTCCATCTGCATCGCCTCGGCCGGACCCCACCAGGCGTGGTCCTTGCCTCCGTTGCCGACCTGCCCGTAGAGCACGTTCGGCGACGGGTGGGCCCTGATGAAGTAGTCGTTGACGAACTTGAGATTGTTCAGCAGATGAGGGAGCTGTCCCGACGAGGTGTAGGCGTCGCGGTACTCCACCGCACCCCAGGCCAGCATCGTCGCGCTGGCCGCCATCGGCAGGCCGAACTTGACGTGGTCACCCGCGTCGTACCAGCCGCCGGTCAGGTCGAGCCCGACGTCCTTGCCGTCGTCGAGGCCGGAGTCGCCGCGCCAGCCGACGCGGTTCCAGCTCGGCAGCTTCCCCGACTGCTGGGCCTCGTAGAACCACAGGGACTTCTGCAGCGCCTCGCCGTAGCTGAACTGCGGCGCCGCGGCGGCCTGGGCGACCGGTACCGGCACGGCCACCAGGGCCAGCAGGGCCAGTGCCGCCAGGGATTTCTTCATGGGGGGTGCCTCTCGGAGGTGGTGCTCGGGGCGTGACGGCAGGTCAGGGGTGCCGTCACGCCCCGAGGTCTCAGGGGAGGGGTGAGCTGGTCAGCGCCCGGTCGGACGGGGCGGACCGGATGGGCTGTCCGCCCGGCCCGACCAGCCGGGGCCGATCGGACCGGGCGGGCTGTCCGCCCGGCCCGACCAGCCGGGGCCGGTCGGATCGGGCGGGTTGTCCGCCCGGCCCGACCAGCCGGGGCCGATCGGACCGGGCGGATGGGCCGGTCAGGGGAAGAGCCGGCCGTACTCGGCGAGGGCGACGGCCACGTCGACCTGCGCCCAGAACCGGTGGTAGTTGAAGGTCGGCGCGGGGCCGGTGCCCTTCAGGAACGAGTCGACCTTCGGCCAGTCCGGGTCGTTCTTGTAGAAGGACCGGATCGACATGAAGGTGGAGTTGGAGTCGATCACGTCGCCGTTGGGCATCTTGCCCGTCCAGCCTGCGGGGACGTAGACCGGGTCGTTGAGCCGGCTGTAGTCGGCCTTGGTCTCCGGCACCGAGACGCCCTTGGCGTCCTGGTTGTTCTTCCAGATGCCGTCCAGCAGGCCCTTGGCGATGGTCTTGGCCGTGGCGTTACCGGACTTGGCGGCGTAGTAGGTGAGCACCTTGGCGTAGGAGCCCGCCACACCGATGTCGCTGGTGTAGTCCCGGATGCTGACGTGCAGCCCGGCGTTGCTGCCCGGGGAGCTCGCGTTCCAGGTGTCCGGCTGGCCGGTCCACACCAGGGTCGAGGGGATCTGGAAGGTGCCGTCGGCGTTGACCGTGGTGTTGTCGGTCGCCCACTTGACCCACTTGTCCAGCACCAGCTTGGCGTCGGCGTTGCCGGTCGCGTAGTAGAGCTCCGCGACCCGCTCCATCGACCAGGCCTGGAAGCCGAACCACTGGTTCGACGGCGGGTCGTGGTAGACCGGCTGCCAGTCGTAGGCCATGCCGTAGAAGGTGGGCAGCGTGGACGGCGGGGCCGCGTAGTGGCCCTGCCAGCTGTTGGTGGCGCCACCGGCGATCGCGCCCTCGGTCGACTGCAGCCAGCGGTAGAACTCCAGCTGCCGCTTGGTGCTGGTGGTCCAGTCCTGTACGGCGGTCGCCCCCTTGGGCTTGAGCGCGTCCACGCTGGACAGCGCCCAGGCGGCCATCGGGTTCTGGTAGCCGGAGTGGTTGTGGCTGGAGCCGATCCGCCAGGCCCAGCCGGCGGAGGTGTCGTTGGCGCCGCCCCAGGCGTAGTACCAGCTCAGCAGGTAGGCCGAACTGTCCTTGCCGGTGCCGGCCGCGCACGAGGTGCTGGTGCAGCCCTGCTTCTTGAAGTACTTGTCGTACATCGCGTAGCGCAGGTAGTCACCCATCTTCGCGGCCTTGGAGACCGAGGTGGCGACCTGCGACTCCTTGCCCTGCTCCTTGGCCCAGGTGTGCGCCCAGTAGGCGGCCTGGACGGCGCGGGCGTCCGCGTCGGGGGCGTTGGTGTACTTCCACTGCTTGGCGTAGGCGCTGTCCCCGGTGAACAGGTCCAGGTAGCCGTTCTTGCCGCCGTGCTTGAAGGTGTCGCAGGACGGCTGGGGGATGGTCTCGAAGACCGACTCCTCCGGGCCGCGCTGGTAGGTGTTGATGTAGGCGGGCTTGGTGGTGCCGTCGCCGCAGCGGCCGAAGCCGTAGGTGTTGTCCACGTCGAGCAGCCAGTGCATGCCGTACACGTCGCTGGTGCCGTAGGCGCTCTTCAGCTCGCCCGCGATCGGGTCGGTGCCGACGCTGACACCGTTGTCCAGCTTGGACGGGTACTGCTTGATGTCGTCCCACTCACCGGCGTAGGTGGCGGGCTTGGACGCGTTGTAGAAGGAGTTGGTCGGCTGGTCGGCGGTGGAGGGGATGATGTACTTCTCCATCGAGGCCCAGGCGGCGTTGAACTTGCTCCAGTCGCCGGTCACCTTGCCGTAGGCCGCCTCCAGCCACAGGTAGTAGCTGTACGCCTCGGAGGTGGTCTCGTGCCCGTGGTCCGGGGCCTCGACCATGAAGGTCTCCACCGAGTGGTACGGCACGCCCTCCGGTGAGAAGTAGCCGTTCGCCGGGTCCTTGAGCTTGTTGTACATCGTGGTGAAGCGCTTGATGTACTCGTTGTCGCCGCCCGTGCTGTCGTTGTCCACCTCGGTGGCGGTCGCCTTGGCCGAGGTGTGGCCGGTGGCGGTCGAGGTGAACTCCGCGCTGCCCGAGGTCTGATCGGTGTCCTCGGCGGCGGCGATCTTCACGGTCTGGGCGGTGTTCCAGTTGGCCGTGGTGAAGGTCAGCGAGCCGCCCGAGGAGACGGTCAGGTCGGCGTCGCCACTGGTCCTGGCGGTCGTCACGGTGACGTTCGCGGACGGGGCCTTGGAGAGCTTGACCGAGAGGTCAGCGCTGCCGCCCTCGGGGACGGCGATCGTGGCCGGGGTGAGGAGCACCGCGGGGGCGGCGTTGGCCTGAACGCTGATCCCGATCGGGGAGGAGGTCGTGCTCGCGCCCTTGTCGTCGGTCGCCTTCGCGGTGAGCGAGTAGTCGCCGGCCGCCACGTTCGCCCAGCTGTAGGCGTACGGCGCGGTGGTGTCGGTGCCCAGCAGGGTCGTGCCGTTGAAGAACTCGACCTTGGCGACCGTGCCGTCGCTGTCGGCGGCGTTGGCGGTGATGTCCACCGTGGCGGGCGCGGTGAAGGTGGCCCCCGCGAGCGGCTTGGTGATGCCCACGGTCGGGGCCTGGTTGACGGGGCCGGTCCCACCGCAGGTGACGCCGTTGATCGTGAAGCTGGTCGGCTTGGGGTTGGACCCGGACCAGTTTCCGTTGAAGCCGATGCTGGTCGAGGCCCCGGTGGCCAGGTTGCCGTTCCAGTCCAGGTTCTTGGCGGTGACGTTCTGGCCGCTCTGCGCCCAGGTGGCGCTCCAGCCCTGGGTGAGCTTCTGCGAGGCGTTGGGGAAGGCGAACCCGAGGGTCCAGCCGTTCAGCGGGTCACCCAGGTTCTTGATCGACACGTTGGCGGTGAAGCCGCCCTGCCAGTCGTTGGTCGCGTAGGTGACATCGCAGGAGACCGCGGCGAATGCGGGCGAGGCTGCCAGCGCGGTGGTCGTTCCGGCCGCCAGGCTGAGCAGCGCCAGCGCGGCGACCCGTCTCCGGAAGCGTGGGAGCGCTCCCGTTTTGGCAGAAATCTGAGGCATCGAAAGGGTCCTCCAGGGATGATTCCGAGGTAAATCCCCTGGTAGGGGGCTCACGTCGGACGGAGCGGGGAAGAAGGGGGGTGGGAGCGCTCCCAAACAAGATTCTGGAGACAGTCCTCAGGATGTCAATGGCATGTGTTCCGCGTTACGTCCAGGTTTCGCTGGACATGACGTCAGGCTGCTGCGATCCGCCCGGATGAATTCTCCGATTGTGAAAGTTTCAAATTTCCGGTACCCACGGGGCCGGATGTTCGCGTCCTGCGCGCCTCTTCGGAGTGCGGTGCGCCCCGGCCGCCGGGTGGCCGCCGATCGGAGCCGGGGCGGAGAAAGATCAAGGTGTTTCCGGCGGCGCCGCCGCCGCAGGGCCTCATTGGGAGTGTGATATATCCCGCTGCGAATAGGGGTGACTGGTTTGCTGGGTGGGTAGAGGCTGGAGCCATGAACAGAGCCGACCCGAGAAACCTGAGCGTGCGAGATCTGCGCGATGAGCTGAACCAGCTCGAGGAGACCTGGTTGGAGACCATCCTGAGCGGTTCGGAGGATGCCCTCGACAACCACGCGTCGCGGACACATGAGCTGGAGGAAGAGGTTGACCGCCGTCAACGCGGCGACGACGGCCCCCCGCCGGCCCCGGAGGAGACGGCCCGCCCCTGAAGGCGCGGGATCGCACGTCCATCCCGAAAGCGGGGGATCGCACGCCCATTCCGAAGGCGCGGGAGAGCCGGAGAGCCCGGTCCCGTCGCGCCCGCCCGGTGAGCGGCCGGCCTGATGAGCGGCCGGTTTGATGGGCGGCCGGTCCGGTGAGCGGCCGTCCCGGTGAGCAGCCGGTTGACGGTGTCGCTTGAGGACCTCCGGCCGGGATCGGAGGTCCCTGGACGGAAAAAGGCCCACTTCGCGAGCAGGCCGGGCGCCCGGGGCGCACGCGGACCAGCCGATGTCCCGTCGGAGCGGGGCCCGTCTGAACACACAGACGGGCCCCGCGAGCCGTCAGGCGGCCGGTGCCGATGTCGTGGGCGGGTGATCCGGTGTGGTGCCCTCCAGGGTCACCTGTCTGCGTTCACCGTCCCCGTCCACGGGTCACAGCCATTGGTACGAGTGATCCTTCGCGTGCTCCGAGCGCTGCCTGTCCGTGCGTTCCGTGGTGGGCCTGCTCTCGCGCTCCGCGTCGTGCCTGGCGACGCCGCGCGGAGCACGACGGATGGTCTCCACGGCGCCGCCCGTCTCCGCCTGCTCCGGCCTGGACCTGGTGATCCTGACCGGCCGCGAACCGTCGTGCTTCCTCGAGAGCCTGTTCTGGCCTTCCTCTTGGCGCTCCCGGCCTCTGCTGTTCGACTCTTGGCGCTCCCGGCCCCTGCTGTCCGACTCCTGGTGCTCCCTGCCCCTGTTGTTCCCGGTCCTCGCGGGGCAGAGACCGCCGGCGCCGATCCGCTGGGTCAGCAGTGCCGAGACGCTGGGCCTCAGCCGGTTGGTGCCCGGATATCTGGCGACGATCTGGTGCACACCCTTGGAGAGGGTGGGGGCGGCCAGCGCCGCGTGGCCGGCGGCGTCGAGCCGGTCCCTGCCCAGCCTCCCCTGGTCGGTGGCGAATCCGACCGTGCCGGTGGGAGTGGTCCGTCCTGAGGAGGTGACCGCCGCGAAGAAGATGACCGGACCCACCTGCCCCATGTCGCACGACGAGGTCAGTGTCGTTGTGGTCGTCTCATGCGGGATCCCGCGATCGGACCGGGGGACGGTGCCCGCGACCAGAGTCCCGGCCGGGGCCGTGGAGTGCGCCGCCGTGCCGAGCGCCGCCGGCGTCGATGCCGCTGCGCTCGCGATCTGTGGTGCCGTGACGATGCCCCCCGTCGCAACCGTGGCGATGAGTCCTCCCACCAGCCAGGAACGGGCGATGTTTCGCGACACGATATGAGAATGACTGGCTTTTATCATCAAGCTGTCCCTCTTCTTCTGGTGCTACTCCGTTCTGGCGCATTGCCGATGATGCGCCATTATCGCTGAGTCTACTGATCGGCGGAGGCGCCATTGCCGTACGACATGCGGGGCATTTAATTTGGCCGTCCATGTCAAGAAATAAAGGTAATACGGCTCTGCTGTCGAATAAGTGTGGTCGTTTTCTGAACGCTTCCGGGCCGGAGGCGCGCCATGCCACGGGGGCCCGGAACCACCCGTACGGCGCCGCGCTTCCGTCCCCGTCCTCGCCCCCGTCGACGCGACGAGGGCGCGCCGCATGCGGCACGCCCTCGGTAGGAGTCGGCGGACGGACTGGCCCGCCGTGGGACCCGGCTCGGGACCAGGTCCGGAGACCCGGTCCGGGACCCGGTCCGGGACCAGGTCCGGAGACCCGGTCCGGGACCGGTGCCGGAGACCCGGCTCGGAACCGGGGTCAGGAGCAGGTGACGGCCTCCGGGCCCGGAGTGGAGGGGCCGTTGGCGGTGAAGCCGATGGTGACCGACTGCCCGGCGGGAAGGTTCCTGGCCCAGTCGGGCCCCTTCGCCGTCCAGGTGGTGCCGCTGGTCGTGACGACGGCGTTCCAGGCGCTTGCGAGCGTCACACCCGCCGGCATCGACCAGGTGGCCGCCCAGTTGCCGAGTGCCGAGCCGCCGGTGTTCTTGACCGTCAGCTCACCCTGGAAGCCGCCCTGCCAGGAGTTCACGAGCTTGTAGGACGAGGTGCACGAGGCCGGCCCCGCCGTCGGGGTGGGGGTCGGAGTGGGCGTCGGATTGCCGCCCCCGCCCCCGCCGACCGGCGGGATCAGGTAGGGCTGCAGAATGTCCTGTTTGTCCTGGTTGATCGAGGTCCAGTCGTCCTTGGCGATGCCGCCGGTGTCTCCGGAGTTGGGGTTCCACGACCAATAGGTGAACGACATGCCGTTCACTCCGGTGCCCGTGTACTTCATCAGCTCCTGGAGCCAGATTTTGTCCACGGACGCCTGAAGTGTGGTGCCGAACTCGCCCATCATGATCGGGGCAATGTTTTGCTTGTACAGATAGCCCCAATATTTGTCCCATATCGCGGGCATGTTCGCCGGGTAATTCGGCGCGTCGAACCACGTCTGGTGATAAACCGAGGTGGCGTATTCGTGGGGAGAATAGACCAGCCGGTCCGGCACGCTGAGCCGTACCGGGAACTGGCCGGCTTTGGACAGGTTTCCACCCCACCAGCCGCAGTCCTCGTCGTTGCTGGGGTCGTTGTCCCAGACATTGGACAGGCCGCCGCTCGGGCAGCTCACACCCTCGACGAAGATCAGCCAGTTGGGGTTGACCGACAGCACCGCGTTGCCCGCCCGCTCGGCGGCCAGCCGCCAGTCGCGGGTGGTGTCGCCGCAGCCCCAGCAGGCGCCGGTGGCGGCCGGGTTGGTGCCTTCGGCGTGCGGCTCGTTGTGCAGGTCGGCGCCGATGACGGTGGTGTTGCCGGCGTAGCGCTGGGCGAGCATCTTCCAGTCGTCGATCCACTTGCTCTCCGGCGTCGCGGCGACGTACCAGAGGGCGGACTGCCCGGCGGCGGTCGGGCGGTGGCGGTCCAGGATGATCCGCATGCCCTTGCTGCCGGCGTAGTCGATGACCTTGTCGAGGATCTGCAGCGGGGTGTTGCCCACCAGGTCGGGGTTGACGTAGTCGTTCACACCGGTGGCGACCGCACCCGGCTTGAGCGCGTCGTTGGAGAACGGCACCCGCAGCGTGTTGTAGCCGAGTGAGGCCATCTTGTCGATCTGGCCCTTCCACGGATTGCTCGACCACAGCCCATGGAACGTCTTGTTGTCGGTCTCCATGCCGAACCAGTTGATGCCGGTCAGCCGGACGGTCGCCCCCGTGCTGTCGACGATCTTGTTGCCGGAGGTGTGCAGGTAGCCGGTACCGGTTCCGCCCGCCGCAGCCGCGGGGGAGGAGCCGAGCGCGACCGCCAGCGCCGAGGTGGTCACGAGCGCCGCAAACGCCGCCGACCACCTGCGAAAACGCAGGACTTTCATCAAAGGGTGCCCTTCGGGGACGGGATCTGTTCGCGGGGTGGGCCCCCGCGATCGAAAGTTGCGGCCGGTCGCGTCCGTCATGTTTCGGCGCCGGTGGGGCGCACGTCAACCACGCGCCGGGGCGTTCCACGCCTCCAGGGAGGAGAGACGCCCGCTAGCTCGGTCTTGTACGGTTTGCGCACTTCTCGTTTCGTGAAAGTTTCACGGCTCTCACAGCCGTCCGGCGGCCTGGGAAAGGGAGATTTCCCACGTCGCGCTCCCGTGCTCCGGTCGGGCGGAGAGCGGAACCCGGGGACCGTCCTTGCGCATTCCCTCGCGGTCACGAATATGGGAGCGCTCCCACATTCCCCCCGGAAGGACCAGCATGAGACTCAACCGGCGTGATCATCGCCGCTGGCGAAAAGTCGCGGCGACCACGGCCACCGCGTTGCTCGGCGCGGGCCTGGCCGTCTCTCCCGGCCTGACCGGCACGGCCGCCGCGGCGGGCTCGACCGTCAAGGTCAACCAGGTCGCCTACGTCCCCGGCGTGCCCAAGCAGGCGACCGTGGTCACCTCGGCGGGCACCCAGCAGACCTGGACGTTGAAGAACTCCGCGGGCGCCGCGGTCGCCACCGGCCAGACCACGGTCAAGGGCGCCGACGCGCTGTCCGGCGACACCGTCCACACCGCCGACTTCTCCTCCTACGACACCGCCGGGACCGGCTACACGCTGTCGGTCGGCGGCGAGACCAGCTATCCCTTCGACATCTCCGCCGACCCGCTCAAGAAGCTCCGCTACGACGCGCTGGCCTTCTACTACCATCAGCGCAGCGGCATCCCGATCGAGGCCCAGCACGTCGGCTCGGCCTACGCCCGCCCCGCCGGTCACCTCAACGTCTCGCCCAACCAGGGCGACAACAACGTGCCGTGCCGTACGAGCTGCGGCTACACCCTCGACGTGCGCGGCGGCTGGTACGACGCGGGCGACCACGGCAAGTACGTGGTCAACGGGGGCATCTCCGCCTGGCAGCTGCTCGACGAATACGAGCGGGCCGTCTCCTTCGGCGACAAGGCGGCCCTGGGCGACGGCAGACTGAACATCCCGGAGAAGTCCAACGGCGTGCCCGACATCCTGGACGAGGCCCGCTGGGAGGTCGACTTCCTGCTCAAGATGCAGGCGCCCGGCGGCCTGGTCCACCACAAGGTGGCCGACGCCGCCTGGACCGGTCTGCCGACCATCCCGCACCAGGACTCCCAGCCCCGCCAGCTGGCCCCGGTCAGCACCGCGGCCACGCTCAACACCGCTGCGGTGGCCGCCCAGTGCGCCCGGCTGTGGAAGACGATCGACGCCGCCTTCGCCGACCGCTGCCTCACCGCTGCGGAGAAGGCCTACACCGCGGCCAAGGCCAACCCGGCCCTCTACGCCCCCGCCTCCGACGGCACCGGCTCCGGCCCCTACAACGACAACAAGGTCACCGACGAGTTCTACTGGGCCGCGGCCGAGCTCTACCTCACCACCGGCAAGTCCGCCTACCGCTCCGACCTGACCGGCTCGCCCCTGTACCGGGGAGCCGGCCTCAGCACACGCGGCTTCGACTGGGCCGAGGTCGGCGCGCTCGGCGACATCAGCCTCGCCGTGGTCCCCAGCGACCTGCCGGCCGCCGACATCGCGGCCACCCGATCGAAGATCGCGAGTACGGCCGACGGCCTCCTCACCCAGATGGCCGGGCAGGGCTACCCGGCGCCCTTCGTGTCCACCGACGGCGCCTACTACTGGGGCTCCAACGGGATCATCGGCAACAACGGCGTCCTGCTCGCCCTGGCCCACGACTTCACCGGCCAGGCGAAGTACCGCAACGGCGTCTACGCCGTGATGGACTACTTCCTGGGCCGCAACCCGCTCAACCAGTCCTACGTCTCCGGGTACGGCGAGCAGGCCATGCGCAACGCCCACCACCGCTTCTGGGCCAACCAGCTCGACGGCTCACTGCCGATCACACCGCCCGGCGTGCTCTCCGGCGGGCCGAACAGCCACCTGGACGATCCGACCGCGGCCGCTCGGCTCAGCGGGTGCAAGCCCCAGAAGTGCTACCTCGACGACATCAACGCCTACTCGGTGAACGAGGTCACGGTCAACTGGAACGCCCCGCTGGCCTGGCTGGCCAACTGGGCGGCCGAGAAGTCCGGGAGCGCCCCGCCCGCCGACACCACCCCGCCGACCGTGCCCGGCAAGCCGGCGGCCTCGGCGGTCACCTCGACCGGCGTCACCCTCACCTG from Streptosporangium sp. NBC_01756 includes the following:
- a CDS encoding glycoside hydrolase family 9 protein, whose protein sequence is MRLNRRDHRRWRKVAATTATALLGAGLAVSPGLTGTAAAAGSTVKVNQVAYVPGVPKQATVVTSAGTQQTWTLKNSAGAAVATGQTTVKGADALSGDTVHTADFSSYDTAGTGYTLSVGGETSYPFDISADPLKKLRYDALAFYYHQRSGIPIEAQHVGSAYARPAGHLNVSPNQGDNNVPCRTSCGYTLDVRGGWYDAGDHGKYVVNGGISAWQLLDEYERAVSFGDKAALGDGRLNIPEKSNGVPDILDEARWEVDFLLKMQAPGGLVHHKVADAAWTGLPTIPHQDSQPRQLAPVSTAATLNTAAVAAQCARLWKTIDAAFADRCLTAAEKAYTAAKANPALYAPASDGTGSGPYNDNKVTDEFYWAAAELYLTTGKSAYRSDLTGSPLYRGAGLSTRGFDWAEVGALGDISLAVVPSDLPAADIAATRSKIASTADGLLTQMAGQGYPAPFVSTDGAYYWGSNGIIGNNGVLLALAHDFTGQAKYRNGVYAVMDYFLGRNPLNQSYVSGYGEQAMRNAHHRFWANQLDGSLPITPPGVLSGGPNSHLDDPTAAARLSGCKPQKCYLDDINAYSVNEVTVNWNAPLAWLANWAAEKSGSAPPADTTPPTVPGKPAASAVTSTGVTLTWTASADQESGVAGYDVYRGSTKIASTTAGTYQVTGLTPETSYTFSVVARNGAGLASERSAGTEVTTSGTPADTPPTAPGTPQASGVTTTGLKLTWTAATDDQGVAGYDVYQGSTKIASTTAATYQVTGLTPDTSYTFSVEARDTAGQTSPRSGSVTVRTEAGSQTGTCKVTYAANSWGNGMSVNVSLTNTGTSAVSGWTLKWAFGDPGQKITQFWSAEVVQSGTDVTARNLAWNGNLAPGQSTNFGFNGTHNGANPSPAAFTVNGSACVPG
- a CDS encoding DUF6158 family protein; amino-acid sequence: MNRADPRNLSVRDLRDELNQLEETWLETILSGSEDALDNHASRTHELEEEVDRRQRGDDGPPPAPEETARP
- a CDS encoding Ig-like domain-containing protein, with the protein product MSRNIARSWLVGGLIATVATGGIVTAPQIASAAASTPAALGTAAHSTAPAGTLVAGTVPRSDRGIPHETTTTTLTSSCDMGQVGPVIFFAAVTSSGRTTPTGTVGFATDQGRLGRDRLDAAGHAALAAPTLSKGVHQIVARYPGTNRLRPSVSALLTQRIGAGGLCPARTGNNRGREHQESDSRGRERQESNSRGRERQEEGQNRLSRKHDGSRPVRITRSRPEQAETGGAVETIRRAPRGVARHDAERESRPTTERTDRQRSEHAKDHSYQWL
- a CDS encoding cellulase family glycosylhydrolase: MKVLRFRRWSAAFAALVTTSALAVALGSSPAAAAGGTGTGYLHTSGNKIVDSTGATVRLTGINWFGMETDNKTFHGLWSSNPWKGQIDKMASLGYNTLRVPFSNDALKPGAVATGVNDYVNPDLVGNTPLQILDKVIDYAGSKGMRIILDRHRPTAAGQSALWYVAATPESKWIDDWKMLAQRYAGNTTVIGADLHNEPHAEGTNPAATGACWGCGDTTRDWRLAAERAGNAVLSVNPNWLIFVEGVSCPSGGLSNVWDNDPSNDEDCGWWGGNLSKAGQFPVRLSVPDRLVYSPHEYATSVYHQTWFDAPNYPANMPAIWDKYWGYLYKQNIAPIMMGEFGTTLQASVDKIWLQELMKYTGTGVNGMSFTYWSWNPNSGDTGGIAKDDWTSINQDKQDILQPYLIPPVGGGGGGNPTPTPTPTPTAGPASCTSSYKLVNSWQGGFQGELTVKNTGGSALGNWAATWSMPAGVTLASAWNAVVTTSGTTWTAKGPDWARNLPAGQSVTIGFTANGPSTPGPEAVTCS
- a CDS encoding glycoside hydrolase family 48 protein, which translates into the protein MPQISAKTGALPRFRRRVAALALLSLAAGTTTALAASPAFAAVSCDVTYATNDWQGGFTANVSIKNLGDPLNGWTLGFAFPNASQKLTQGWSATWAQSGQNVTAKNLDWNGNLATGASTSIGFNGNWSGSNPKPTSFTINGVTCGGTGPVNQAPTVGITKPLAGATFTAPATVDITANAADSDGTVAKVEFFNGTTLLGTDTTAPYAYSWANVAAGDYSLTAKATDDKGASTTSSPIGISVQANAAPAVLLTPATIAVPEGGSADLSVKLSKAPSANVTVTTARTSGDADLTVSSGGSLTFTTANWNTAQTVKIAAAEDTDQTSGSAEFTSTATGHTSAKATATEVDNDSTGGDNEYIKRFTTMYNKLKDPANGYFSPEGVPYHSVETFMVEAPDHGHETTSEAYSYYLWLEAAYGKVTGDWSKFNAAWASMEKYIIPSTADQPTNSFYNASKPATYAGEWDDIKQYPSKLDNGVSVGTDPIAGELKSAYGTSDVYGMHWLLDVDNTYGFGRCGDGTTKPAYINTYQRGPEESVFETIPQPSCDTFKHGGKNGYLDLFTGDSAYAKQWKYTNAPDADARAVQAAYWAHTWAKEQGKESQVATSVSKAAKMGDYLRYAMYDKYFKKQGCTSTSCAAGTGKDSSAYLLSWYYAWGGANDTSAGWAWRIGSSHNHSGYQNPMAAWALSSVDALKPKGATAVQDWTTSTKRQLEFYRWLQSTEGAIAGGATNSWQGHYAAPPSTLPTFYGMAYDWQPVYHDPPSNQWFGFQAWSMERVAELYYATGNADAKLVLDKWVKWATDNTTVNADGTFQIPSTLVWTGQPDTWNASSPGSNAGLHVSIRDYTSDIGVAGSYAKVLTYYAAKSGNATAKTIAKGLLDGIWKNNQDAKGVSVPETKADYSRLNDPVYVPAGWTGKMPNGDVIDSNSTFMSIRSFYKNDPDWPKVDSFLKGTGPAPTFNYHRFWAQVDVAVALAEYGRLFP